GCAATATCTTCTTTCTCATGAAGCTCTAAACTATATCTATAGCAAGCTTCTGCATGAAACAAGGCTGCCTTCAATTGCACATGAGACATCCAGGTTTTATCAAAATGCTGGTTGAGAGGTGCAACAACAAGCGCTGCAAAAGCTTCTTCATAGTAGAGCCCAACCTGCAACATCCAAAGCATTTTGGAACAAATTTGGATTACCAAAGAAGGCAAAGACAAACAAGGAAGTCATTTTCAAGATACCTACGGCATGATTACCCTACCCACTAAATATCTGTAAAAATTCAACACGAAATTGATAACTTAGGAATAAGGATCAATAAAACCAAGCATATTTGATGTGAGCGAACAGAAACAgttcaaaatatataattgggAGCTCCACTATAAACAAACTTTAATCAATTCAGCTCAGCTCAGCTAAGCTAAATTTACACTGTTTAAACAATTGTTAGCATAAAAGGCACGATGCGTTTTTAGCAATTCATTAAATTTTCAACTTGCAAAGCCTAGACCTAAATCGTTGGAGAAATCTCAGTGCATAACTGGAAATTTATcagcaatttaaaaaaaaaaaaaaagggcaacaACGATAAACACTAACCTGCTTGGATATCTTAGCACAAACACCAGGCGTGCTCCCCTTAGCAATCGTATTCTCAAACACACACTCCTGCGCCTGCGCAAGCATAAGCCTCTCCAACATCCCCGCGCACTCCACCGACAAGTCCACCGTCGTCGAGATTCCGATCGACGCCTTCATGGCAGCATTATCCCTCAAGAACGCAAAAGCCCCTGCGGCGGCAATAAAGGCGTGGGACGCCTGTCGCCGGCCTTCGATGGAGGACCGATCATACGTGAGCGCAATCTGGCTGTGCACAGCCGCAAGATTGAACAGCACGGCGGCCTTCTCCAAGTGGATGTTCTGCTGCGACGCCTTCTGCTTCTGCTTGAAGGCGTCGTGCCACTGGAAAGTAATGGCGTTGATGTGGTCCTTGTCAGGGGAGATCGGGAAGCGAGTCTCCATGACGCAGAGGGCTTTGTAGTAGTTCTGAAGGAGGTCGCGGCGGGCGGCAGGAGAATCGGCCGGGCGCTCGAGATCGGATCGCATTTGCTTGACCAATTGGAGGTCGTCTTCGAGGGACTGGGCCTCGCGCTCGGAGTAGGTGAAGCAGATGTACTGGCGGAGAGGACGGTAGAGATCGACCGGCACGGTCTTCTTCTCGTAAATGGCGAGCATGATGTTGGTGGTGGCCGGAGAGGAGGCCGAAGCCGCCATTGATGCTGCGGCAGAGGATGGGGTAGAGGACTGCGGTGACGACTGCAATTGAGATCAGAACCGGAGCTTggagttaattttttatttttatttttt
Above is a window of Malania oleifera isolate guangnan ecotype guangnan unplaced genomic scaffold, ASM2987363v1 ctg760, whole genome shotgun sequence DNA encoding:
- the LOC131147231 gene encoding vacuolar-sorting protein BRO1-like, which codes for MAASASSPATTNIMLAIYEKKTVPVDLYRPLRQYICFTYSEREAQSLEDDLQLVKQMRSDLERPADSPAARRDLLQNYYKALCVMETRFPISPDKDHINAITFQWHDAFKQKQKASQQNIHLEKAAVLFNLAAVHSQIALTYDRSSIEGRRQASHAFIAAAGAFAFLRDNAAMKASIGISTTVDLSVECAGMLERLMLAQAQECVFENTIAKGSTPGVCAKISKQVGLYYEEAFAALVVAPLNQHFDKTWMSHVQLKAALFHAEACYRYSLELHEKEDIAEEIARLKSGISALSEVKKASKGAAAQILDAINKLEANLNRNLERAVKENDRVYLMRVPSPNSLPPLPAISLVKSMPMNEVLDASKEKMFSTLVPDSSAKALSRYTEMVDDIIRTQAEKLQEGSELARVRLKEMDLPDSILALEGNFTLPADLKEDVEAVQISGGPAGLEAELQQLRDLRRVNQELLVQTEELLQKESREDAQFRSQFGTRWTRPQSSTLTKNLQDRLNRFAANLKQAAESDARIERAVRDHSALMSILD